One part of the Fusobacterium pseudoperiodonticum genome encodes these proteins:
- the mglA gene encoding galactose/methyl galactoside ABC transporter ATP-binding protein MglA produces the protein MENLKYVLEMENITKEFPGVKALDNVQLKLKPGTVHALMGENGAGKSTLMKCLFGIYEKDNGKILLDGVEVNFKSTKEALENGVSMVHQELNQVLQRNVLDNIWLGRYPMKGFFVDEKKMYEDTINIFKDLDIKVDPRKKVADLPIAERQMIEIAKAVSYKSKVIVMDEPTSSLTEKEVDHLFRIINRLKESGVAIVYISHKMEEIKMISDEITILRDGKWISTNDVSKISTEQIISMMVGRDLTERFPKKDNTVKEMILEVKNLTALNQPSIQDVSFELYKGEILGIAGLVGSKRTEIVETIFGMRPKEKGEIILNGKTVKNKNPEDAIKNGFALVTEERRSTGIFSMLDIAFNSVISNLDRYKNKFRLLKNKDMEKDTKWIVDSMRVKTPSYTTKIGSLSGGNQQKVIIGRWLLTEPEVLMLDEPTRGIDVLAKFEIYQLMIDLAKKDKGIIMISSEMPELLGVTDRILVMSNGRVAGIVKTSETNQEEIMELSAKYL, from the coding sequence ATGGAAAATCTAAAATATGTGCTTGAAATGGAAAATATTACAAAAGAATTTCCTGGAGTAAAAGCTTTAGATAATGTTCAATTAAAATTAAAGCCTGGAACAGTTCATGCTTTAATGGGAGAAAATGGAGCTGGAAAATCTACTTTAATGAAATGCCTTTTTGGTATTTATGAAAAAGATAATGGAAAAATTTTATTAGATGGAGTGGAAGTAAATTTTAAATCCACAAAAGAAGCTTTAGAAAATGGTGTTTCAATGGTTCACCAAGAATTAAATCAAGTTCTTCAAAGAAATGTACTTGATAATATTTGGCTTGGTAGATATCCAATGAAAGGATTTTTTGTAGATGAAAAAAAGATGTATGAGGATACAATCAATATATTTAAAGATTTAGATATTAAAGTAGATCCTAGAAAAAAAGTTGCTGATTTACCAATCGCAGAAAGACAAATGATAGAAATAGCAAAGGCTGTATCGTATAAATCTAAAGTAATAGTTATGGATGAACCAACATCTTCACTTACTGAAAAAGAAGTGGATCATCTATTTAGAATTATAAATAGATTAAAAGAATCAGGAGTTGCTATAGTATATATTTCTCATAAAATGGAAGAAATTAAAATGATTTCTGATGAAATAACTATTTTAAGAGATGGAAAATGGATATCAACTAATGATGTTTCTAAAATTTCAACTGAACAAATTATCAGTATGATGGTTGGAAGAGATTTAACAGAACGTTTCCCTAAAAAAGATAATACAGTTAAGGAAATGATATTAGAAGTTAAAAATTTAACAGCTTTAAACCAACCTTCAATACAAGATGTAAGTTTTGAACTTTATAAGGGAGAAATTTTAGGAATAGCTGGACTTGTTGGATCAAAAAGAACAGAAATAGTTGAAACTATTTTTGGAATGAGACCTAAAGAAAAAGGGGAAATCATTTTAAATGGAAAAACTGTAAAGAATAAAAATCCAGAAGATGCTATTAAAAATGGTTTTGCTCTAGTTACAGAAGAACGTAGAAGTACAGGAATATTCTCAATGTTAGATATAGCATTTAATTCAGTTATTTCTAACTTAGATAGATATAAAAATAAATTTAGACTTCTTAAAAATAAAGATATGGAGAAAGATACAAAATGGATAGTAGATAGTATGAGAGTTAAAACGCCTTCATATACTACAAAGATTGGAAGTCTTTCTGGTGGAAACCAACAAAAAGTAATCATTGGAAGATGGTTACTAACTGAACCAGAAGTTCTTATGCTTGATGAACCTACAAGAGGTATTGACGTTTTAGCAAAATTTGAAATATATCAATTAATGATAGATCTTGCTAAGAAAGACAAAGGAATCATTATGATTTCTTCTGAAATGCCAGAACTTTTAGGAGTAACAGATAGAATACTGGTTATGAGTAATGGTAGAGTGGCAGGAATTGTTAAAACTTCTGAAACAAATCAAGAAGAAATAATGGAATTATCAGCTAAATATCTATAA
- the mglB gene encoding galactose/glucose ABC transporter substrate-binding protein MglB, with the protein MKKFGMILGSIILASALVACGEKKEEAKTEAAPAAEKLSIGLTAYKFDDNFIALFRKAFEAEAATKADTIEVIAIDSQNSVATEKEQIEAVLEKGVKAFAINLVDASAADGIINLLKEKNIPVVFYNRKPSDEAIASYDKLYYVGIDPNAQGIAQGELIEKLWKENPDLDLNKDGVIQYVMLTGEPGHPDAVARTKYSISTLNDHGIKTEELHQDTAMWDTATAKDKMDAWLSGPNGSKIEVVICNNDGMALGAIESMKATGKILPTFGVDALPEALVKIEAGEMAGTVLNDAKGQANATFNMVANLAAGKEPTEGTDLKLDNKIILIPSIGIDKSNVADFK; encoded by the coding sequence ATGAAAAAATTTGGAATGATATTAGGATCAATTATTCTTGCATCAGCATTAGTAGCTTGTGGAGAAAAGAAAGAAGAAGCAAAAACTGAAGCTGCTCCAGCTGCTGAAAAATTATCAATAGGATTAACTGCTTATAAGTTTGATGATAACTTTATAGCTTTATTCAGAAAAGCATTTGAAGCAGAAGCTGCTACTAAAGCTGATACAATAGAAGTTATTGCTATTGACTCTCAAAACAGTGTTGCAACTGAAAAAGAACAAATCGAAGCAGTTCTTGAAAAAGGAGTTAAGGCATTTGCAATTAACTTAGTTGATGCTTCAGCTGCTGACGGAATTATTAATTTATTAAAAGAAAAAAATATTCCTGTTGTATTCTATAACAGAAAACCTTCTGATGAAGCAATAGCTTCTTATGATAAATTATATTATGTTGGAATTGACCCTAATGCTCAAGGAATAGCACAAGGTGAATTAATAGAAAAATTATGGAAAGAAAATCCAGATCTTGACTTAAATAAAGATGGAGTTATCCAATATGTAATGTTAACTGGAGAACCTGGACACCCAGATGCAGTTGCTAGAACTAAATACTCTATCTCAACTTTAAATGATCATGGAATAAAAACTGAAGAATTACACCAAGACACAGCAATGTGGGATACAGCTACTGCAAAAGATAAAATGGATGCTTGGTTATCAGGACCTAATGGTTCTAAAATAGAAGTTGTTATTTGTAACAACGATGGAATGGCTTTAGGAGCTATCGAATCAATGAAAGCTACTGGAAAGATTTTACCTACATTTGGTGTAGATGCTTTACCTGAAGCTCTAGTTAAGATAGAAGCTGGAGAAATGGCTGGAACAGTTTTAAATGATGCTAAAGGACAAGCAAATGCTACATTCAACATGGTAGCTAACCTAGCAGCAGGAAAAGAACCTACTGAAGGAACTGATTTAAAATTAGATAATAAAATTATATTAATTCCAAGTATAGGAATTGACAAATCTAATGTTGCAGACTTCAAATAA